A window of Melospiza melodia melodia isolate bMelMel2 chromosome Z, bMelMel2.pri, whole genome shotgun sequence contains these coding sequences:
- the FER gene encoding tyrosine-protein kinase Fer isoform X3 gives MGFGGDLKYSHDALLKLQDWELRLLETVKKFMVMRVKSDKEYASTLQNLCNQVDKESACQLDYISNVSKSWLLVVQQTEQLSKIMKTHAEDLNSGPLHRLTMMIKDKQQVKKSFVGVHQQIEAEMYKVTKTELEKLKSSYRQLIKEVNSAKEKYKEAVAKE, from the exons atggggtttggaggtGACCTGAAGTATTCTCATGATGCTTTATTAAAACTGCAAGATTGGGAACTACGACTGCTGGAAACAGTGAAGAAATTTATGGTAATGAGAGTAAAAAGTGATAAAGAATATGCGTCCACTTTACAGAATCTTTGTAACCAAGTAGATAAAGAGAGTGCTTGTCAATTGGATTATATCAGCAATGTGTCCAAG TCTTGGCTGCTTGTGGTACAGCAAACAGAACAGCTGAGCAAAATAATGAAGACACATGCCGAGGATCTTAATTCTGGGCCCTTGCATAGGCTTACAATGATGATCAAAGATAAGCAGCAAGTTAAGAAGAGTTTTGTAGGTGTTCATCAACAAATTGAAGCGGAGATGTACAAG GTCACAAAGACAGAACTAGAGAAACTTAAATCTAGCTACAGGCAACTAATAAAGGAAGTAAATTCTGCCAAAGAAAAGTATAAAGAAGCTGTGGCTAAAG AATGA
- the FER gene encoding tyrosine-protein kinase Fer isoform X2, with translation MGFGGDLKYSHDALLKLQDWELRLLETVKKFMVMRVKSDKEYASTLQNLCNQVDKESACQLDYISNVSKSWLLVVQQTEQLSKIMKTHAEDLNSGPLHRLTMMIKDKQQVKKSFVGVHQQIEAEMYKVTKTELEKLKSSYRQLIKEVNSAKEKYKEAVAKATA, from the exons atggggtttggaggtGACCTGAAGTATTCTCATGATGCTTTATTAAAACTGCAAGATTGGGAACTACGACTGCTGGAAACAGTGAAGAAATTTATGGTAATGAGAGTAAAAAGTGATAAAGAATATGCGTCCACTTTACAGAATCTTTGTAACCAAGTAGATAAAGAGAGTGCTTGTCAATTGGATTATATCAGCAATGTGTCCAAG TCTTGGCTGCTTGTGGTACAGCAAACAGAACAGCTGAGCAAAATAATGAAGACACATGCCGAGGATCTTAATTCTGGGCCCTTGCATAGGCTTACAATGATGATCAAAGATAAGCAGCAAGTTAAGAAGAGTTTTGTAGGTGTTCATCAACAAATTGAAGCGGAGATGTACAAG GTCACAAAGACAGAACTAGAGAAACTTAAATCTAGCTACAGGCAACTAATAAAGGAAGTAAATTCTGCCAAAGAAAAGTATAAAGAAGCTGTGGCTAAAG CTACAGCCTAG